In a single window of the Desulfovibrio mangrovi genome:
- a CDS encoding glycine betaine ABC transporter substrate-binding protein: MKRVLSLCMILAFVLAGSVAAFAKDPVRIAYVEWDCATTSTNMVKAVLEQELGYDVEILPVAAAAMWQAVGSGDVDGMVTAWLPVTHGDYLKKVADKVEDLGPLATDAKVGWVVPKYVTINSIEELEASKDKFDSKIIGIDPGAGLMRMSEDAISAYGLDDFELVEGSGATMTAALADAVKHEKWVVVTGWSPHWMFGRWQLKYLEDPKGTLGGSETINAIVRKGLKQDMPEVYAFLDRFEWQSPEQLQMVMAWNQEPGADPYENAKRFIKENPDVVKKWLGK; this comes from the coding sequence ATGAAACGTGTACTGTCGTTGTGTATGATTCTGGCTTTTGTTCTTGCAGGTTCCGTTGCGGCTTTTGCAAAGGATCCTGTACGTATTGCATATGTTGAATGGGACTGCGCAACCACCTCGACCAACATGGTAAAGGCCGTGCTGGAACAGGAACTGGGCTATGATGTTGAGATTCTGCCCGTCGCCGCAGCCGCTATGTGGCAGGCTGTCGGTTCCGGCGATGTTGACGGCATGGTTACTGCGTGGTTGCCCGTCACGCATGGAGACTACCTGAAAAAGGTAGCCGATAAGGTGGAAGATCTTGGTCCGTTGGCTACCGACGCCAAGGTGGGCTGGGTTGTTCCCAAATATGTGACCATTAATTCCATTGAAGAACTCGAGGCCAGCAAGGATAAGTTTGATTCCAAGATTATCGGCATTGATCCCGGGGCAGGGTTGATGCGCATGTCTGAAGACGCCATCAGTGCCTATGGGCTGGATGACTTTGAGCTTGTTGAAGGGAGCGGTGCGACCATGACCGCAGCCCTTGCCGATGCCGTTAAGCACGAAAAGTGGGTTGTAGTGACCGGTTGGTCTCCCCACTGGATGTTCGGCCGCTGGCAGCTGAAGTATCTTGAAGATCCCAAGGGCACGCTCGGTGGTTCCGAAACCATCAATGCCATTGTCCGCAAGGGGCTGAAGCAGGATATGCCTGAAGTCTATGCCTTCCTTGACCGTTTTGAGTGGCAGAGTCCTGAGCAGCTGCAGATGGTAATGGCATGGAACCAGGAGCCGGGTGCCGATCCTTATGAAAACGCAAAGCGGTTTATTAAAGAGAATCCCGATGTCGTGAAGAAGTGGCTTGGCAAGTAG
- a CDS encoding c-type cytochrome, whose translation MKRFLVALSVSGALLFGSSLVAFSQDGASLYKACQGCHGAQGEKMAMGVGHPLKGQSAEDLLKKMHGYKDGSYGDGKKAVMENMLKRFDDEQLKALADHIATF comes from the coding sequence ATGAAACGTTTTCTGGTAGCTCTGTCTGTTTCCGGCGCACTTCTTTTCGGTTCTTCCCTTGTTGCCTTCTCTCAGGACGGCGCCTCTCTCTACAAGGCCTGTCAGGGCTGTCATGGTGCGCAGGGTGAAAAAATGGCCATGGGCGTGGGCCATCCCCTCAAGGGGCAGAGCGCTGAAGATCTGCTCAAGAAGATGCACGGATACAAGGATGGCAGCTACGGCGACGGCAAGAAGGCCGTGATGGAGAATATGCTCAAGCGCTTTGATGACGAGCAGTTGAAGGCTCTGGCTGACCATATAGCCACGTTCTAA
- a CDS encoding SCO family protein yields MRSLLAILCLIASLVWSSSLPAASHDMSTGHATHEQGMNAESGMQKHDTETHGQHGDAQMVPDGTAPGLDGHVHKAPEASSPLAFVDEKLGQTIPQGIMFKDETGQMIDVRTLMDKPTIIAPVYFTCPSVCHVLQGSIARVLPQMNLKPGEEYRVLSVSFDETDPPALAARRKANYMAAMHNNFPPEGWRFLTGDKAAIDAFMGALGYHFTRMENDFVHPVVIVIASPEGKVVRYLYGNSFLPFDTTMALTEAAEGKVGLSLKRIVSYCFAYDPQGKRYVLDVMRIAGFVVLFGVVVLFLVLTRGGRKARR; encoded by the coding sequence ATGCGATCCCTTCTTGCGATTTTGTGTCTGATTGCATCGCTGGTGTGGAGCTCTTCGCTTCCGGCGGCCTCTCACGATATGTCTACTGGTCATGCAACACATGAGCAGGGCATGAATGCCGAGTCCGGCATGCAAAAACACGATACGGAAACGCATGGCCAGCATGGTGATGCGCAGATGGTTCCTGACGGCACGGCTCCCGGATTGGATGGACATGTGCACAAGGCTCCTGAAGCGTCTTCTCCCTTGGCCTTTGTGGATGAGAAGCTGGGTCAGACGATTCCGCAGGGGATTATGTTCAAGGATGAAACGGGGCAGATGATTGACGTGCGAACCCTGATGGACAAGCCGACAATCATCGCCCCAGTATATTTCACCTGTCCCAGCGTTTGCCATGTACTTCAAGGTTCCATTGCCCGCGTTTTGCCGCAGATGAACTTGAAGCCGGGAGAGGAGTATCGGGTTCTCTCCGTCAGCTTTGACGAAACCGATCCCCCGGCACTCGCAGCACGGCGCAAGGCCAACTACATGGCCGCAATGCATAATAATTTCCCGCCGGAAGGCTGGCGCTTTCTGACCGGCGACAAGGCCGCTATTGATGCCTTCATGGGAGCCCTCGGCTACCACTTCACCCGGATGGAGAATGACTTTGTGCATCCTGTCGTGATTGTCATAGCTTCTCCTGAAGGCAAAGTTGTGCGCTATCTCTACGGCAACAGTTTTCTGCCTTTCGACACAACCATGGCCCTGACGGAAGCTGCTGAGGGAAAGGTGGGGCTTTCTCTCAAGCGTATTGTTTCCTACTGTTTTGCCTATGATCCGCAGGGAAAGCGCTATGTTCTTGATGTCATGCGCATTGCCGGATTTGTGGTTCTGTTCGGCGTTGTCGTTCTCTTTCTTGTCCTGACCCGCGGAGGTCGCAAGGCCCGCAGGTGA
- the ctaD gene encoding cytochrome c oxidase subunit I, which produces MAPDQNSALSFFDRQPGTLGGITSWIFSTDHKRIGIMYLWGIMAFFIVGMLLGFLIRMELIAPGRDIMDQQTYNVMFTLHGVIMIFLVVIPSIPAAFGNIFLPIQIGAEDVSFPKLNNFSWWLYVTGATLALVSLFTGNGPPDTGWTFYVPFSSNVTTTNVNVAVIAVFILGFSSILTGLNFVTTLHRLRAPGMTWTRMPLFCWSLYATGWIQILATPVLGITVLLIFAERILGVGLFDPAKGGDPILYQHLFWLYSHPAVYIMILPAMGVISDVLPVFARRDIFGYKMIAFSSVMIAFAGSLVWAHHMFTSGMSDTAVLVFSFLTFIVAIPSAIKVFNWVSTLYKGSIYTDPPFWFALAFIFLFSIGGLTGLILGSAGTDVHVHDTYFVVGHFHYVIFGGLGFGLFSAMHYWFPKIFGRMYDKRIAKIACVIIFTGFNVLYFPMLIMGLQGMPRRYYDYLPQYALGHLISTIGSWILVAGLLLMFGNLIKGALRGKRCSSNPWGGASLEWQIPSPPPHHNFVTEPVVDRGPYDFRGVERDECD; this is translated from the coding sequence ATGGCTCCGGACCAGAATTCGGCCCTCAGTTTCTTTGACAGGCAGCCAGGAACGTTAGGAGGCATCACCTCCTGGATATTCTCCACCGACCATAAACGCATAGGCATCATGTACCTGTGGGGCATCATGGCCTTTTTCATCGTGGGCATGCTGCTGGGGTTTCTCATCCGCATGGAGCTTATAGCTCCGGGGCGGGATATCATGGATCAGCAGACCTACAACGTCATGTTCACTCTGCACGGGGTGATCATGATCTTTCTTGTGGTTATTCCCAGTATCCCCGCTGCCTTCGGCAACATATTTCTTCCCATCCAGATAGGGGCTGAGGATGTTTCCTTTCCCAAACTGAACAACTTTTCATGGTGGCTGTACGTAACCGGAGCCACACTCGCTCTCGTCTCTTTGTTCACGGGTAACGGTCCTCCTGATACCGGCTGGACCTTCTATGTGCCATTCAGCAGCAACGTGACCACTACCAACGTAAACGTTGCCGTCATTGCCGTGTTCATTCTGGGATTCTCATCCATTCTCACGGGGCTTAACTTCGTCACCACGCTGCACCGACTGCGGGCGCCGGGCATGACATGGACCCGTATGCCGCTTTTCTGCTGGTCCCTGTACGCGACTGGCTGGATTCAGATTCTGGCGACGCCTGTTCTGGGCATAACCGTCCTGCTCATCTTTGCAGAGCGCATTCTCGGAGTAGGGCTTTTCGACCCGGCCAAGGGCGGCGATCCCATTCTGTACCAGCATCTTTTCTGGCTGTATTCGCATCCGGCTGTGTACATCATGATTCTGCCTGCCATGGGCGTCATCTCGGATGTTCTGCCGGTTTTTGCGCGGCGCGACATATTCGGTTACAAAATGATCGCCTTTTCCAGCGTCATGATCGCCTTTGCCGGTTCATTGGTGTGGGCGCATCACATGTTCACCAGCGGTATGAGCGATACGGCGGTGCTGGTGTTCTCCTTCCTGACATTCATTGTAGCCATTCCTTCCGCCATCAAGGTCTTCAATTGGGTGTCCACGCTGTACAAGGGATCGATTTACACCGATCCGCCGTTCTGGTTCGCTCTGGCTTTCATCTTCCTGTTCTCCATAGGCGGGCTTACGGGCCTTATTCTCGGCTCGGCTGGTACGGACGTGCATGTGCACGATACCTATTTTGTTGTTGGACACTTCCATTACGTGATCTTCGGCGGGCTCGGCTTCGGTCTGTTCTCGGCCATGCATTACTGGTTCCCCAAGATATTCGGCAGAATGTACGACAAACGCATTGCAAAGATCGCCTGCGTCATCATTTTTACCGGCTTCAATGTGTTGTATTTCCCCATGCTCATTATGGGACTGCAGGGCATGCCGCGCCGGTATTATGATTATCTGCCGCAATATGCGCTGGGGCATCTTATTTCCACCATCGGTTCCTGGATTCTGGTGGCTGGCCTGCTGCTCATGTTCGGTAATCTGATCAAGGGAGCTTTGAGAGGCAAACGTTGCAGCAGCAACCCATGGGGAGGAGCGTCTCTTGAATGGCAGATTCCTTCACCGCCTCCGCACCATAATTTCGTGACGGAACCGGTTGTAGATCGTGGCCCCTACGATTTCAGAGGAGTGGAGCGCGATGAGTGTGATTAA
- a CDS encoding cytochrome c oxidase subunit 3 — protein sequence MSVIKDYTGAKLGMWLFLFTEVLLFGGLFLLYAAYLHKFPSEFHLAGKELNVVLGATNTVVLISSSWFMAMSISALQQGSVDQSKKFLLLTLAMALTFLVIKYFEWSAKIEHGIFPDSPELLARPAGEVVFFGLYYLMTGLHGLHVILGGGLLSFAYFLIVQGKVTPQDFVFLENSGLYWHLVDLVWIFLFPLFYLIA from the coding sequence ATGAGTGTGATTAAGGATTATACCGGTGCAAAGCTGGGCATGTGGCTCTTCCTGTTTACGGAGGTGCTGCTGTTCGGCGGCCTGTTTCTGCTCTATGCGGCGTACCTGCACAAGTTTCCTTCGGAATTTCATCTGGCAGGCAAGGAGTTGAATGTGGTCCTTGGTGCCACGAACACCGTGGTACTCATTTCCAGTTCGTGGTTCATGGCCATGTCCATCAGCGCGCTGCAGCAGGGTAGTGTGGATCAATCAAAGAAATTCCTGCTGCTTACGCTGGCTATGGCGTTGACTTTTCTCGTGATCAAGTACTTCGAGTGGTCTGCCAAGATTGAACACGGCATCTTTCCGGATTCGCCGGAACTGTTGGCCCGTCCTGCCGGTGAAGTCGTGTTCTTCGGGTTGTATTACCTCATGACAGGCCTGCACGGATTGCACGTTATTCTGGGCGGCGGCCTGCTTAGCTTTGCCTATTTCCTGATAGTGCAGGGCAAGGTCACACCGCAGGATTTCGTCTTTCTCGAAAACTCCGGCCTGTACTGGCACCTTGTGGACCTTGTGTGGATTTTCCTGTTTCCGCTTTTCTACCTGATAGCCTAG
- a CDS encoding cytochrome C oxidase subunit IV family protein produces the protein MTEHHEEHHTVTYKLNTIIWGLLLVLTAVTVAAAQFDFGFLNVVVALSIATVKAGLVILFFMHLKYEKPLFKIIVFITFLLLAIAIGFTFFDIGYRY, from the coding sequence GTGACTGAGCATCATGAAGAGCATCATACCGTCACCTACAAGCTCAACACCATCATCTGGGGGCTGCTGCTGGTCCTTACCGCGGTGACCGTGGCTGCAGCCCAGTTCGATTTCGGCTTCCTGAATGTGGTGGTCGCGTTGAGCATTGCCACCGTCAAGGCCGGTCTGGTCATTCTTTTCTTCATGCATCTGAAGTACGAGAAGCCGTTGTTCAAGATCATTGTGTTCATTACGTTTCTGCTGCTGGCGATAGCCATCGGGTTCACCTTTTTCGACATTGGCTACAGATACTGA
- the coxB gene encoding cytochrome c oxidase subunit II: protein MNPQNLNPVAEVDFAFYVIFGISIILLLGISATAVWFVYRYHHTRNPKAEDITGNLLAEIVWIAIPTIIVMALFYYGWAGYKALRTVPEDAMNVKVTARMWSWVFEYENGKRSSVLYVPKDRPIKLLMTSADVIHSLYIPAYRIKMDTVPRMETYAWFNPDSEGSFDVFCAEYCGLKHANMITTVEVMPPDEFNKWYNGKSDSSGAGKAMTLLENYGCLGCHSTDGSQNTGPTFKNLYGRRQTVELEDGTKKEIVVDEPYLRRSILNPQAEVAEGFVPAMMPYEGAISDEDLKTIVKWFMHGNEVSLDAGRELMMAEGCISCHSTDGSLVAAPSLKGIWGRKVVVLDGGKERTVVSDEAYIRESIHEPEKLVVKGFDPIMPPYGHLTPEQVDQMLEYMRSLSGDSR, encoded by the coding sequence ATGAATCCGCAGAATCTCAATCCCGTGGCAGAGGTGGACTTCGCGTTCTACGTCATCTTCGGCATTTCCATTATTCTGCTGCTTGGCATCAGTGCCACGGCAGTGTGGTTTGTCTATCGATACCACCACACCAGAAACCCGAAGGCAGAGGATATAACCGGGAACCTGCTGGCTGAGATTGTGTGGATCGCCATTCCCACCATCATCGTCATGGCGTTGTTTTATTACGGCTGGGCCGGATACAAGGCGCTTCGCACCGTGCCGGAAGATGCCATGAACGTGAAGGTGACGGCACGTATGTGGTCATGGGTGTTCGAGTATGAAAACGGCAAGCGGAGCAGTGTGCTCTATGTTCCCAAGGACAGGCCCATCAAACTGCTCATGACCTCTGCTGACGTCATTCACAGCCTGTATATTCCTGCCTACCGCATCAAGATGGACACCGTGCCGCGCATGGAGACCTATGCCTGGTTCAACCCCGATTCCGAAGGTTCTTTTGACGTGTTTTGTGCCGAATATTGCGGTCTGAAGCATGCCAATATGATCACAACGGTAGAGGTCATGCCGCCTGACGAATTCAACAAGTGGTATAACGGCAAGAGTGATTCCAGCGGCGCAGGCAAGGCTATGACTTTACTTGAAAACTACGGCTGTCTCGGGTGCCATTCAACGGATGGTTCGCAGAATACCGGACCGACCTTCAAGAATCTTTATGGCAGACGCCAGACGGTTGAACTTGAGGACGGCACGAAAAAGGAAATAGTTGTGGATGAGCCGTACCTGCGCCGTTCCATTCTCAATCCGCAGGCCGAGGTGGCCGAAGGCTTTGTTCCTGCCATGATGCCTTATGAGGGTGCCATTTCCGATGAAGACCTCAAGACCATAGTGAAATGGTTCATGCATGGAAACGAGGTTTCCCTTGATGCAGGGCGCGAGCTCATGATGGCGGAAGGCTGCATTTCCTGCCATTCCACGGACGGCAGCCTTGTGGCTGCGCCTTCCTTGAAGGGAATATGGGGGCGCAAGGTTGTTGTACTGGACGGAGGCAAGGAACGGACGGTTGTTTCGGATGAGGCGTATATCAGAGAGTCCATTCATGAACCGGAAAAGCTTGTTGTGAAGGGCTTTGATCCCATCATGCCGCCTTATGGACATCTTACGCCGGAGCAGGTCGATCAGATGCTTGAGTATATGCGGTCCTTGTCCGGAGATAGCAGGTAG
- a CDS encoding protoheme IX farnesyltransferase, whose amino-acid sequence MLRMMAKLVRLPVSLMVAVSAGFGYLLVRPVPDAGLGLACAGTFLLASACSILNQIQERDTDAMLSRTASRPLPSGQIAPHSALVLSLVAAFMAFGCFFLLGVPALPWMACLIVALYNGVYTPLKRRTGFALLVGAVPGAMPPVMGWAAAGGNLSSLEILVVFAVYYLWQVPHFWLRVERDASEYVRAGLPIPVTCFGQERYRLLLRLWFHAYVAGILLLPLFSQMQTAFMRIAVTLSAMLLCLISGLLLHRRRHETVFHWVNASLVLVMCFLLTDRLYAVYAGA is encoded by the coding sequence ATGCTGCGCATGATGGCCAAGCTTGTGCGGCTGCCTGTCTCCCTGATGGTGGCTGTATCCGCAGGATTCGGCTATCTGCTGGTGCGCCCGGTGCCCGATGCCGGTCTGGGGCTCGCTTGTGCCGGTACTTTTCTGTTGGCCTCGGCCTGTTCCATATTGAACCAAATTCAGGAGCGGGATACGGACGCTATGCTTTCCCGCACGGCATCGCGTCCTTTGCCGTCAGGTCAGATAGCCCCGCATTCGGCGCTTGTTCTGTCATTGGTGGCAGCGTTCATGGCGTTTGGCTGTTTCTTTCTGCTTGGAGTGCCCGCGTTGCCATGGATGGCTTGTCTTATTGTGGCGCTTTACAATGGCGTATACACCCCTCTCAAACGCAGGACGGGGTTTGCGTTGCTTGTGGGGGCTGTTCCCGGTGCCATGCCTCCCGTAATGGGATGGGCGGCAGCGGGAGGCAATCTTTCAAGCCTTGAAATTCTCGTCGTTTTTGCCGTGTATTATTTATGGCAGGTGCCGCATTTCTGGCTGCGAGTGGAACGCGATGCTTCCGAGTATGTCAGGGCAGGTTTGCCCATTCCCGTTACCTGCTTTGGTCAGGAACGATACCGGTTGCTGTTGCGCCTGTGGTTTCATGCCTATGTAGCCGGTATTCTGCTTTTGCCACTCTTTTCCCAGATGCAGACGGCTTTCATGCGGATAGCCGTGACACTTTCCGCAATGCTGCTGTGCCTGATTTCGGGATTGTTACTTCACAGGCGTCGCCACGAGACGGTGTTTCATTGGGTTAACGCATCCCTTGTGCTGGTCATGTGTTTTCTTCTGACAGACAGGTTGTATGCTGTTTATGCAGGCGCGTAA
- a CDS encoding DUF4079 domain-containing protein — MDTRIMMWIHPLIQIVATIVGFTAMYWGFRRFLTVHMKQKLVFPWRRHVLWGTIGLGLWGIGLGLGLVFADAGWGSIMITDIHYKVGFAVAPLCITAFVTGWIMDRHKQKRTVLNVFHGLNNLLLCSLIGVQIVTGVWVIKVFLMY; from the coding sequence ATGGATACCCGGATTATGATGTGGATTCATCCGTTGATTCAGATTGTTGCGACCATAGTCGGATTTACGGCAATGTACTGGGGATTCAGAAGGTTCCTGACCGTGCATATGAAGCAGAAGCTGGTGTTTCCGTGGAGACGGCACGTGCTGTGGGGGACTATAGGGTTGGGGCTTTGGGGCATCGGTCTGGGTCTTGGGCTTGTTTTCGCCGACGCGGGGTGGGGATCCATAATGATTACCGACATCCACTACAAGGTAGGTTTTGCCGTTGCACCGCTTTGTATCACAGCCTTTGTAACCGGTTGGATCATGGACAGGCACAAACAGAAACGCACCGTGTTGAATGTGTTCCACGGATTGAACAACCTGCTGTTATGCTCGCTTATTGGTGTACAGATTGTGACCGGAGTGTGGGTTATCAAGGTGTTTCTGATGTATTAA
- a CDS encoding phenylacetate--CoA ligase family protein — protein sequence MIYDVDRETLPREELEALQLRRLKNLCERVYANVPHYRKRFDEAGVNPSDIKSLSDLKYLPFTEKQDLRNNYPFGLFAVPKDTIVRLHASSGTTGKATVVGYTQRDVNNWAELMARSFMCAGASRQDFIHNAYGYGLFTGGLGAHYGAEKLGATVIPVSGGGTKRQVQLMRDFGATVLCSTPSYGLVLYEAAQEAGIDIRDLPLRIGIFGAEPWTDAMRADIEEKMGITAVNIYGLSEIMGPGVSMECAVAKDGMHIWEDHFLPEIIDPVTGEQLPPGATGELVITTLTKEGIPLIRYRTRDITSLNYTPCACGRTHVRMRRVTGRSDDMLIIRGVNVFPSQIESIILETEGASPHYQIIVTREGNLDHMEIQVEVDETMFSDAIKNLQRIEGRIQKTIKEFLGVSTKVRLVEPRTIERSAGKAKRVFDKRTA from the coding sequence ATGATTTACGACGTTGACCGCGAAACGCTTCCCCGTGAAGAACTGGAAGCGCTTCAACTGCGGCGGCTGAAAAACCTTTGCGAACGCGTGTACGCCAATGTGCCGCATTATCGCAAACGGTTCGACGAGGCGGGAGTAAACCCTTCCGACATCAAGTCCCTTAGCGACCTCAAGTATCTACCGTTTACCGAGAAGCAGGACCTACGCAACAACTATCCTTTCGGCCTCTTTGCCGTGCCCAAGGATACCATCGTACGCCTGCACGCATCATCGGGTACCACGGGCAAGGCAACCGTGGTGGGATACACGCAGCGAGACGTGAACAACTGGGCTGAACTTATGGCACGCTCCTTCATGTGTGCAGGAGCTTCCCGTCAGGATTTCATCCACAACGCATACGGATACGGCCTGTTTACCGGCGGACTCGGAGCCCATTACGGTGCAGAAAAACTCGGCGCAACCGTCATCCCCGTTTCCGGCGGCGGAACCAAGCGTCAGGTGCAGCTCATGCGTGACTTCGGGGCAACAGTGCTCTGTTCCACGCCGTCCTATGGTCTGGTCCTGTACGAAGCGGCACAGGAAGCTGGCATAGACATTCGCGACCTTCCGCTCCGAATCGGCATTTTCGGCGCTGAGCCCTGGACCGACGCCATGCGCGCCGACATCGAAGAAAAGATGGGCATCACCGCTGTCAACATCTACGGCCTTTCCGAGATCATGGGCCCCGGTGTCTCCATGGAATGCGCCGTGGCCAAGGACGGCATGCATATATGGGAAGACCACTTCCTGCCGGAGATCATTGACCCCGTCACCGGAGAACAGCTGCCCCCCGGCGCGACCGGCGAACTGGTCATCACCACGCTGACCAAGGAAGGCATTCCGCTCATCCGCTACCGCACCCGCGACATCACGTCGCTCAACTACACCCCCTGCGCATGCGGCAGAACGCACGTACGTATGCGTCGCGTCACCGGACGCAGCGATGACATGCTGATCATCCGTGGCGTGAACGTCTTCCCCTCCCAGATCGAATCCATCATTCTGGAAACCGAAGGCGCATCGCCCCATTACCAGATAATAGTCACCCGCGAAGGCAACCTCGACCATATGGAGATTCAGGTGGAAGTGGACGAGACCATGTTCTCCGACGCCATCAAGAACCTGCAGCGCATCGAGGGCCGCATCCAGAAAACGATCAAGGAGTTCCTCGGCGTATCCACCAAGGTCCGCCTCGTCGAACCCAGAACCATCGAACGCTCCGCAGGCAAGGCCAAGCGCGTTTTCGACAAACGCACAGCCTAG